A genomic region of Raphanus sativus cultivar WK10039 chromosome 6, ASM80110v3, whole genome shotgun sequence contains the following coding sequences:
- the LOC130497112 gene encoding uncharacterized protein LOC130497112: MTTPNSIHKRSRSDPVLKKSLKNNKSSEGIHNIDRFHMDQTLQREIEQLQSLVKCRKLQPQRVSCDELDLLLQEDEVLVRRELETVLRRKSFLEDCKNEDPSIPKEAKKLVSEIAGLELQVMYLERYLLLLYRRFFNNRITSNLEPEEKEISEDLLVSTNLTDSQKTAICSPQKVLEDSGIFRSHSSLSHCSGYSFRMSPQAMDSSYHHSLPFSMLEQADIDVMVGTYVSENVTKSPNSLSEEMIKCISEVFRKLGDQESLGDDIESSSPFRGKEKLKVTSRPYDKLLMVKSICRDSEKLNEVEPALKHFRSLVNKLEGVNPRKLNHEEKLAFWINIHNSLVMHSILVYGNPKNSMKRVSGLLKAAYNVGGRSLNLDTIQTSILRCRVSRPGQVFRFLFASKPKGKAGDLGKDYAITHPEPLLHFALCSGNFSDPSVRIYTPKNVMMELECGKEEYVRSNVGISKDNKILLPKLVELYAKDTELCHVGIHDMIVNHMPCDARNKIQQCVNKKHGRFTIDWVAHDFRFMLLL; the protein is encoded by the exons ATGACAACACCAAATTCGATTCACAAACGTTCAAGAAG TGATCCAGTCCTCAAAAAATCTCTCAAAAACAACAAATCAAGTGAAGGCATTCACAACATAGATAGATTTCACATG GATCAAACGTTGCAGAGAGAGATAGAACAGCTCCAATCTCTTGTAAAATGCAGAAAACTACAGCCTCAGAGAGTGTCATGTGATGAG CTTGATTTGCTGCTTCAAGAAGATGAAGTTTTAGTACGGCGTGAGTTGGAGACAGTTCTTAGACGCAAATCGTTCTTGGAAGATTGTAAAAACGAAGATCCTTCTATCCCCAAG GAAGCAAAGAAACTGGTGAGTGAAATTGCAGGCTTGGAGTTGCAAGTGATGTACTTAGAAAGATATCTTCTTTTGTTATACCGAAGGTTCTTCAACAACAGAATTACAAGTAACTTAGAACCAGAGGAGAAAGAGATATCAGAGGATCTTCTTGTGTCTACTAATCTCACTGATTCACAAAAAACCGCAATCTGCAGCCCGCAGAAAGTTCTAGAGGACTCTGGAATATTCCGAAGCCACTCATCCTTGTCTCATTGTTCAGGCTATTCCTTTAGGATGTCTCCCCAAGCAATGGACTCATCATACCATCACTCTCTCCCTTTCTCAATGCTTGAG CAAGCTGATATAGATGTGATGGTTGGGACATATGTTTCTGAAAACGTTACCAAATCACCAAACAGTTTGTCTGAAGAGATGATCAAGTGTATCTCAGAAGTATTTCGTAAACTTGGGGATCAAGAATCATTGGGTGATGATATAGAATCTAGTAGTCCATTTCGCGGAAAAGAGAAGCTGAAGGTCACTAGCCGACCGTACGACAAATTACTAATGGTGAAATCTATATGTAGAGATTCTGAGAAGTTAAATGAAGTTGAACCTGCTTTAAAGCATTTCAG GTCGCTTGTTAATAAGTTAGaaggagtgaacccaagaaagtTGAATCATGAAGAGAAGCTAGCTTTCTGGATCAACATACACAACTCTTTGGTTATGCAT TCGATTCTTGTCTATGGGAACCCTAAAAACAGTATGAAAAGAGTATCTGGATTGCTGAAG GCAGCGTATAACGTTGGAGGACGAAGCTTGAACTTAGACACAATACAGACTTCAATTCTTCGTTGCCGTGTCTCTCGTCCAGGACAG GTATTTAGGTTCTTGTTTGCTTCTAAACCAAAGGGTAAAGCTGGAGACTTGGGTAAAGATTATGCTATAACTCATCCTGAGCCTCTTCTTCATTTCGCGCTTTGCTCTGGGAACTTCTCAGATCCATCA GTCCGTATATATACGCCGAAGAACGTGATGATGGAGCTAGAATGCGGTAAAGAAGAGTATGTAAGATCAAATGTAGGAATATCCAAAGACAATAAGATTCTTTTGCCCAAGCTGGTTGAGTTATATGCCAAGGACACTGAACTTTGCCACGTCGGCATTCACGACATGATAGTGAACCATATGCCTTGTGATGCAAGAAATAAAATTCAGCAGTGTGTGAACAAGAAGCATGGAAGATTCACCATTGATTGGGTCGCACATGATTTCAGGTTCATGTTGCTTCTTTGA